A genomic segment from Andrena cerasifolii isolate SP2316 chromosome 7, iyAndCera1_principal, whole genome shotgun sequence encodes:
- the LOC143371741 gene encoding protein croquemort isoform X1: protein MRPWTSKFISLGLLGLLLIVVGACLYFFWPALFHHFLQKEMPLAPTSKAFEVWNDTSSLPPMYMKIRFFNWTNPRELTVRGKKPILEELGPYVFREIRQKADVKFHPENHTVSYMHRRWWYFEPELTNGSLSDQITQLNTVAISAKHKTRFWVDVLQNTLSLMLSSSEVHVTKTVGELLFSGYEDSLINLGRMAAMGEEIPPFDKFGWFYMRNGTTMFDGHFNMDTGAQDISQFGVLKKWNHKDTTRYFKSPCNVVEGSAGEFWPPYRQKDEITLFSGDLCRPLTYEYARTIDHMGLEGYQYVLSEKTLGNNTRRRYPHEQAKYFEQTTTTEDFFEAEHSSEVTDPPEEDPDIVNIGNCFCNGKCTPVGLMNVSACRYGAPVFVSLPHFNRADPNLKDQVIGLSPDDEHDFSITLEPTTGIPLRVTAKLQINVLLEPSKTVSLFKNVPTIYFPVMWFSLEVEATDKFVNSLKSLLTVPDVFMYAGGIMVLVGSLIICTMALLHLLNRQRASLVATDKAAKPAIISSAVDKSELMYLDKGGVAEDAHVRSDRKLYPTTIECFNMDLQSKLRK, encoded by the exons ATGAGGCCTTGGACCAGCAAATTCATCAGCCTTGGGCTCCTTGGTCTGCTGCTGATCGTCGTGGGCGCGTGCCTCTACTTTTTCTGGCCGGCGCTCTTCCATCACTTTCTCCAAAAG GAAATGCCGTTAGCGCCGACGTCGAAGGCGTTCGAAGTGTGGAACGACACGAGCAGTTTGCCGCCGATGTACATGAAGATCCGTTTCTTCAACTGGACGAACCCGCGGGAGTTGACCGTCCGTGGGAAAAAGCCGATTCTCGAAGAGCTTGGCCCATACGTGTTCCG GGAGATCAGGCAAAAAGCGGACGTCAAGTTTCATCCTGAGAACCACACCGTCAGTTACATGCATCGACGGTGGTGGTACTTCGAGCCGGAGCTAACGAACGGCTCCCTAAGCGACCAGATCACGCAATTAAACACCGTCGCGATA TCCGCGAAGCACAAGACGCGGTTCTGGGTGGACGTGCTGCAGAACACTTTATCGTTGATGCTGTCGTCTTCGGAGGTACACGTGACGAAGACGGTCGGCGAGCTGCTATTCTCCGGCTACGAGGACTCCCTGATCAATCTCGGCAGAATGGCGGCCATGGGAGAGGAAATACCACCCTTCGACAAGTTCGGCTGGTTCTACATG AGGAACGGCACCACCATGTTCGACGGCCATTTCAACATGGACACAGGTGCCCAGGATATCAGTCAGTTCGGGGTGCTGAAGAAATGGAACCACAAGGACACCACTAGGTACTTCAAGAGCCCGTGCAACGTGGTGGAAGGTAGCGCGGGCGAATTCTGGCCGCCGTACAGGCAGAAGGACGAGATCACGTTGTTCAGCGGTGACCTGTGCAG GCCGTTAACTTACGAGTACGCGCGAACGATTGACCACATGGGTCTTGAGGGTTATCAGTACGTGCTCAGCGAGAAGACACTGGGGAACAACACGCGGAGGCGATACCCTCACGAGCAGGCGAAGTATTTCGAGCAGACAACCACCACCGAGGACTTCTTCGAGGCCGAGCACTCGTCGGAGGTGACCGACCCGCCGGAAGAGGATCCAGACATCGTCAACATAGGCAATTGCTTCTGCAACGGGAAATGCACCCCGGTTGGGCTAATGAACGTGAGCGCCTGCCGCTACGGTGCGCCAGTCTTCGTCAGCTTGCCCCATTTCAACAGGGCGGACCCTAATCTCAAGGACCAGGTCATAGGGCTGAGCCCTGATGACGAGCACGACTTCTCCATCACTCTAGAGCCG ACGACGGGCATCCCCCTGCGAGTGACAGCGAAACTGCAAATCAACGTGCTCCTCGAGCCATCAAAGACTGTGTC ACTGTTCAAGAACGTCCCGACCATTTACTTCCCAGTGATGTGGTTTTCGTTGGAGGTGGAAGCCACTGACAAATTCGTTAACAGCTTGAAGAGCCTGTTAACGGTGCCAGACGTGTTCATGTACGCCGGTGGAATTATGGTTCTCGTGGGATCCCTGATAATCTGCACCATGGCGTTGTTACACCTGCTCAACAGGCAGCGCGCCAGCTTGGTAGCCACCGACAAG GCCGCCAAACCGGCAATAATCTCGTCCGCCGTGGACAAGTCCGAGCTGATGTACCTGGACAAGGGTGGCGTCGCCGAAGACGCTCACGTGAGGAGCGATCGCAAGCTGTACCCCACCACGATCGAGTGCTTCAATATGGATCTACAGTCGAAGCTGCGCAAGTAG
- the LOC143371741 gene encoding protein croquemort isoform X2, translated as MRPWTSKFISLGLLGLLLIVVGACLYFFWPALFHHFLQKEMPLAPTSKAFEVWNDTSSLPPMYMKIRFFNWTNPRELTVRGKKPILEELGPYVFREIRQKADVKFHPENHTVSYMHRRWWYFEPELTNGSLSDQITQLNTVAISAKHKTRFWVDVLQNTLSLMLSSSEVHVTKTVGELLFSGYEDSLINLGRMAAMGEEIPPFDKFGWFYMRNGTTMFDGHFNMDTGAQDISQFGVLKKWNHKDTTRYFKSPCNVVEGSAGEFWPPYRQKDEITLFSGDLCRPLTYEYARTIDHMGLEGYQYVLSEKTLGNNTRRRYPHEQAKYFEQTTTTEDFFEAEHSSEVTDPPEEDPDIVNIGNCFCNGKCTPVGLMNVSACRYGAPVFVSLPHFNRADPNLKDQVIGLSPDDEHDFSITLEPTTGIPLRVTAKLQINVLLEPSKTVSLFKNVPTIYFPVMWFSLEVEATDKFVNSLKSLLTVPDVFMYAGGIMVLVGSLIICTMALLHLLNRQRASLVATDKVRNHIVEDTSFYLD; from the exons ATGAGGCCTTGGACCAGCAAATTCATCAGCCTTGGGCTCCTTGGTCTGCTGCTGATCGTCGTGGGCGCGTGCCTCTACTTTTTCTGGCCGGCGCTCTTCCATCACTTTCTCCAAAAG GAAATGCCGTTAGCGCCGACGTCGAAGGCGTTCGAAGTGTGGAACGACACGAGCAGTTTGCCGCCGATGTACATGAAGATCCGTTTCTTCAACTGGACGAACCCGCGGGAGTTGACCGTCCGTGGGAAAAAGCCGATTCTCGAAGAGCTTGGCCCATACGTGTTCCG GGAGATCAGGCAAAAAGCGGACGTCAAGTTTCATCCTGAGAACCACACCGTCAGTTACATGCATCGACGGTGGTGGTACTTCGAGCCGGAGCTAACGAACGGCTCCCTAAGCGACCAGATCACGCAATTAAACACCGTCGCGATA TCCGCGAAGCACAAGACGCGGTTCTGGGTGGACGTGCTGCAGAACACTTTATCGTTGATGCTGTCGTCTTCGGAGGTACACGTGACGAAGACGGTCGGCGAGCTGCTATTCTCCGGCTACGAGGACTCCCTGATCAATCTCGGCAGAATGGCGGCCATGGGAGAGGAAATACCACCCTTCGACAAGTTCGGCTGGTTCTACATG AGGAACGGCACCACCATGTTCGACGGCCATTTCAACATGGACACAGGTGCCCAGGATATCAGTCAGTTCGGGGTGCTGAAGAAATGGAACCACAAGGACACCACTAGGTACTTCAAGAGCCCGTGCAACGTGGTGGAAGGTAGCGCGGGCGAATTCTGGCCGCCGTACAGGCAGAAGGACGAGATCACGTTGTTCAGCGGTGACCTGTGCAG GCCGTTAACTTACGAGTACGCGCGAACGATTGACCACATGGGTCTTGAGGGTTATCAGTACGTGCTCAGCGAGAAGACACTGGGGAACAACACGCGGAGGCGATACCCTCACGAGCAGGCGAAGTATTTCGAGCAGACAACCACCACCGAGGACTTCTTCGAGGCCGAGCACTCGTCGGAGGTGACCGACCCGCCGGAAGAGGATCCAGACATCGTCAACATAGGCAATTGCTTCTGCAACGGGAAATGCACCCCGGTTGGGCTAATGAACGTGAGCGCCTGCCGCTACGGTGCGCCAGTCTTCGTCAGCTTGCCCCATTTCAACAGGGCGGACCCTAATCTCAAGGACCAGGTCATAGGGCTGAGCCCTGATGACGAGCACGACTTCTCCATCACTCTAGAGCCG ACGACGGGCATCCCCCTGCGAGTGACAGCGAAACTGCAAATCAACGTGCTCCTCGAGCCATCAAAGACTGTGTC ACTGTTCAAGAACGTCCCGACCATTTACTTCCCAGTGATGTGGTTTTCGTTGGAGGTGGAAGCCACTGACAAATTCGTTAACAGCTTGAAGAGCCTGTTAACGGTGCCAGACGTGTTCATGTACGCCGGTGGAATTATGGTTCTCGTGGGATCCCTGATAATCTGCACCATGGCGTTGTTACACCTGCTCAACAGGCAGCGCGCCAGCTTGGTAGCCACCGACAAGGTACGTAACCATATCGTCGaggata CCTCGTTCTACCTCGATTAA
- the Bdl gene encoding borderless isoform X2 codes for MFSASRIHQLLAIFLCYQASSYSLILEEEKEPNYLNAGVGEYAVFNCDLDFPHETPIPYILQWNRDGRTIFSWYNGEPSVGLGFEGRVHLLEDANGRSYGQGSINLTNIRESDQGWYECRVIFPNRTPNSRNNGTWFHLAIDGENLLAVPPVNRTAMEGESVSFDCVAKGEKSVVSWFREGVEITEIEDLKRRGSIGEDGTLTLNSAAMGDLGEYSCVVTGENGDQQSASAFLNVQYKAKVIYAPREVYLPYGKPALLDCHFRANPPLTNLRWEKDGFLFDPYNVQGVFYRRNGSLYFSKVDETHSGSYTCTPYNVLGTEGPSPAITVVVQRPPLFTVKPQHLYIRKLGESLEIPCDARDGDQSHRTAIVWYKDGSPVPPDRAILIGGNLTIDRIQEQDRGLYQCAASNEAATVVADTELMVLNVPPRAPYNLSANSSNNAVTLTWVPGYVRPKMDYSVWYRPTDNTEWRTMKIVSRKITEATVNNLNPGREYEFMVLSQDKHGDGMFSKTLRIFTQPHLIDENSASEYRSPPDERMGPPLNVRVQATVEGYLVTWEHPAYGKEQVRLYVVRWFRGPSERLYGRAETTDTYYLVKTLEEESYYTFEVAAMSISDDVATSERVSLEVPAYRRNRAISMGIVAGIGFLAAALAAIWWARKRFCQSPNEK; via the exons ATGTTCAGCGCGTCGCGGATCCATCAGCTCCTGGCGATCTTCCTCTGCTACCAAG cTTCCAGCTACAGCTTGATActggaagaggagaaggagccgaaTTATCTGAACGCAGGGGTGGGAGAGTACGCGGTGTTCAATTGCGATTTGGACTTCCCACACGAGACACCGATCCCGTACATCCTCCAGTGGAACCGTGAT GGTCGAACGATCTTCTCGTGGTATAATGGAGAACCTTCTGTGGGCCTGGGCTTCGAGGGCCGCGTCCACCTTCTGGAAGACGCCAACGGCCGATCGTACGGCCAGGGAAGCATCAATCTCACCAACATCCGCGAGAGCGACCAAGGATGGTACGAGTGCAGGGTCATCTTCCCCAACAGGACTCCAAATTCCAGGAACAATGGAACCTGGTTCCACCTCGCTATAGATG GCGAGAATCTACTGGCGGTCCCGCCCGTGAACAGGACCGCAATGGAGGGTGAATCGGTTAGCTTTGATTGCGTGGCTAAAGGAGAGAAGTCAGTGGTGAGCTGGTTCCGCGAGGGCGTAGAAATCACAGAAATCGAG GATCTCAAGAGGAGAGGGTCCATCGGCGAGGATGGAACGTTGACTCTCAACTCGGCCGCCATGGGGGACCTGGGGGAGTACAGCTGCGTGGTGACCGGTGAGAATGGGGACCAACAGAGTGCCTCTGCCTTCCTCAACGTTCAGT ACAAGGCGAAGGTTATCTACGCTCCCCGGGAAGTGTACCTGCCGTACGGAAAGCCGGCCCTCCTCGACTGCCACTTCAGGGCGAATCCACCCCTGACGAACCTGCGTTGGGAGAAGGATGGATTTCTCTTCGACCCTTACAACGTCCAGGGCGTGTTCTACAGGAGGAACGGTTCGCTGTACTTCAGTAAAGTGGACGAGACTCATTCTGGGAGCTACACCTGCACCCCTTACAACGTGCTGGGCACAGAGGGGCCCAGCCCAGCCATCACAGTG GTCGTGCAGAGGCCACCACTGTTCACGGTGAAGCCCCAGCATCTGTACATAAGGAAACTGGGCGAGAGCTTGGAGATCCCCTGCGACGCCAGGGACGGTGATCAGTCCCATCGAACGGCGATCGTCTGGTACAAG GACGGTTCACCGGTGCCGCCTGACAGGGCCATCTTAATAGGTGGTAACTTGACGATCGACCGAATTCAGGAGCAGGACAGAGGGTTGTATCAATGCGCAGCCAGTAACGAAGCCGCGACGGTGGTTGCCGACACGGAATTAATGGTCCTCAACGTTCCTCCAAGAGCACCGTACAATTTGAGCGCCAACAGCAGCAATAATGCTGTGACGCTAACGTGGGTGCCGGGATACGTGAGGCCAAAGATGGATTATTCCGTCTG GTACAGACCAACCGACAACACCGAATGGAGGACCATGAAAATCGTGTCCAGGAAAATAACCGAGGCGACCGTGAACAATCTGAACCCAGGGCGAGAGTACGAGTTCATGGTGCTGAGCCAGGACAAGCACGGCGACGGGATGTTTAGTAAAACGTTGCGAATATTCACTCAGCCTC ATCTGATCGACGAGAACTCGGCCTCAGAGTACCGTAGTCCTCCAG ATGAGAGAATGGGACCGCCACTGAACGTCAGGGTGCAAGCCACCGTCGAGGGATATTTAGTCACCTGGGAACATCCTGCCTACGGGAAGGAACAAGTCAGACTGTACGTGGTGAGGTGGTTCAGAGGACCGTCCGAGCGACTGTATGGAAGAGCGGAAACGACCGACACTTACTACTTAG TGAAAACGTTAGAGGAGGAGAGCTACTACACGTTCGAGGTGGCCGCCATGTCGATCTCGGACGACGTGGCGACCAGCGAGCGAGTCAGCCTCGAGGTACCGGCCTACCGCAGGAACAGAGCTATTTCCATGGGAATCGTGGCCGGGATCGGCTTCCTGGCAGCGGCCCTGGCCGCCATATGGTGGGCGAGGAAGCGCTTCTGCCAGTCGCCGAACGAGAAGTAG
- the Bdl gene encoding borderless isoform X1: MFSASRIHQLLAIFLCYQASSYSLILEEEKEPNYLNAGVGEYAVFNCDLDFPHETPIPYILQWNRDGRTIFSWYNGEPSVGLGFEGRVHLLEDANGRSYGQGSINLTNIRESDQGWYECRVIFPNRTPNSRNNGTWFHLAIDGASPFPTSVPGENLLAVPPVNRTAMEGESVSFDCVAKGEKSVVSWFREGVEITEIEDLKRRGSIGEDGTLTLNSAAMGDLGEYSCVVTGENGDQQSASAFLNVQYKAKVIYAPREVYLPYGKPALLDCHFRANPPLTNLRWEKDGFLFDPYNVQGVFYRRNGSLYFSKVDETHSGSYTCTPYNVLGTEGPSPAITVVVQRPPLFTVKPQHLYIRKLGESLEIPCDARDGDQSHRTAIVWYKDGSPVPPDRAILIGGNLTIDRIQEQDRGLYQCAASNEAATVVADTELMVLNVPPRAPYNLSANSSNNAVTLTWVPGYVRPKMDYSVWYRPTDNTEWRTMKIVSRKITEATVNNLNPGREYEFMVLSQDKHGDGMFSKTLRIFTQPHLIDENSASEYRSPPDERMGPPLNVRVQATVEGYLVTWEHPAYGKEQVRLYVVRWFRGPSERLYGRAETTDTYYLVKTLEEESYYTFEVAAMSISDDVATSERVSLEVPAYRRNRAISMGIVAGIGFLAAALAAIWWARKRFCQSPNEK, encoded by the exons ATGTTCAGCGCGTCGCGGATCCATCAGCTCCTGGCGATCTTCCTCTGCTACCAAG cTTCCAGCTACAGCTTGATActggaagaggagaaggagccgaaTTATCTGAACGCAGGGGTGGGAGAGTACGCGGTGTTCAATTGCGATTTGGACTTCCCACACGAGACACCGATCCCGTACATCCTCCAGTGGAACCGTGAT GGTCGAACGATCTTCTCGTGGTATAATGGAGAACCTTCTGTGGGCCTGGGCTTCGAGGGCCGCGTCCACCTTCTGGAAGACGCCAACGGCCGATCGTACGGCCAGGGAAGCATCAATCTCACCAACATCCGCGAGAGCGACCAAGGATGGTACGAGTGCAGGGTCATCTTCCCCAACAGGACTCCAAATTCCAGGAACAATGGAACCTGGTTCCACCTCGCTATAGATG GTGCGTCGCCGTTCCCGACGTCTGTTCCAGGCGAGAATCTACTGGCGGTCCCGCCCGTGAACAGGACCGCAATGGAGGGTGAATCGGTTAGCTTTGATTGCGTGGCTAAAGGAGAGAAGTCAGTGGTGAGCTGGTTCCGCGAGGGCGTAGAAATCACAGAAATCGAG GATCTCAAGAGGAGAGGGTCCATCGGCGAGGATGGAACGTTGACTCTCAACTCGGCCGCCATGGGGGACCTGGGGGAGTACAGCTGCGTGGTGACCGGTGAGAATGGGGACCAACAGAGTGCCTCTGCCTTCCTCAACGTTCAGT ACAAGGCGAAGGTTATCTACGCTCCCCGGGAAGTGTACCTGCCGTACGGAAAGCCGGCCCTCCTCGACTGCCACTTCAGGGCGAATCCACCCCTGACGAACCTGCGTTGGGAGAAGGATGGATTTCTCTTCGACCCTTACAACGTCCAGGGCGTGTTCTACAGGAGGAACGGTTCGCTGTACTTCAGTAAAGTGGACGAGACTCATTCTGGGAGCTACACCTGCACCCCTTACAACGTGCTGGGCACAGAGGGGCCCAGCCCAGCCATCACAGTG GTCGTGCAGAGGCCACCACTGTTCACGGTGAAGCCCCAGCATCTGTACATAAGGAAACTGGGCGAGAGCTTGGAGATCCCCTGCGACGCCAGGGACGGTGATCAGTCCCATCGAACGGCGATCGTCTGGTACAAG GACGGTTCACCGGTGCCGCCTGACAGGGCCATCTTAATAGGTGGTAACTTGACGATCGACCGAATTCAGGAGCAGGACAGAGGGTTGTATCAATGCGCAGCCAGTAACGAAGCCGCGACGGTGGTTGCCGACACGGAATTAATGGTCCTCAACGTTCCTCCAAGAGCACCGTACAATTTGAGCGCCAACAGCAGCAATAATGCTGTGACGCTAACGTGGGTGCCGGGATACGTGAGGCCAAAGATGGATTATTCCGTCTG GTACAGACCAACCGACAACACCGAATGGAGGACCATGAAAATCGTGTCCAGGAAAATAACCGAGGCGACCGTGAACAATCTGAACCCAGGGCGAGAGTACGAGTTCATGGTGCTGAGCCAGGACAAGCACGGCGACGGGATGTTTAGTAAAACGTTGCGAATATTCACTCAGCCTC ATCTGATCGACGAGAACTCGGCCTCAGAGTACCGTAGTCCTCCAG ATGAGAGAATGGGACCGCCACTGAACGTCAGGGTGCAAGCCACCGTCGAGGGATATTTAGTCACCTGGGAACATCCTGCCTACGGGAAGGAACAAGTCAGACTGTACGTGGTGAGGTGGTTCAGAGGACCGTCCGAGCGACTGTATGGAAGAGCGGAAACGACCGACACTTACTACTTAG TGAAAACGTTAGAGGAGGAGAGCTACTACACGTTCGAGGTGGCCGCCATGTCGATCTCGGACGACGTGGCGACCAGCGAGCGAGTCAGCCTCGAGGTACCGGCCTACCGCAGGAACAGAGCTATTTCCATGGGAATCGTGGCCGGGATCGGCTTCCTGGCAGCGGCCCTGGCCGCCATATGGTGGGCGAGGAAGCGCTTCTGCCAGTCGCCGAACGAGAAGTAG